The DNA region CGACAGCACGAAGACCAGAATGGCGGTGACCGCCAGCCCCGGCGCGGCCAGCGGGAGGGTGATCCGCCAGAGCGCGCCGAGGCGCCCACACCCGTCGGTGAAGGCGGCCTCCTCGAGCGCCTGGGGTACGGCGTCGAAGGCCGCCCGCAGCAACCAGATCGCGATGGGGACCAGGAGCGCCGTGTACAGGATGACGAGGCCGAGGGTCGTGTCGCTCAACCGCAGCCGCGTGAAGAGCAGGTACAGGACCACGACGCTGTTCATCGGCGGCAGGAGCCGCGTGGCCAGGATCGAAAACAGCAGGATCCCTCGGCCGCGAAACTGCATCCGCGAGAAGGCATAGGCGGCCAGGCTGCTGACCAGGAGCGTCACGGCGGTCGTGTAGGACGCGGTGGCGAGGCTGTTCAGGAGCGCCTCGCGCATCGGACCCGGGCCCAGGAGCTTTGCCCAGCTCTCGAAGCTCGGCGTGAACACGATCAGCGGCGGGCTCGCGAAGATCTGAAGCCGTGTCTTGAGGGAGGTCAGGACCAGCCACAGGATCGGAATCAGGGCAAAGGCGAGGAGCACCGTCACCACGAGCATTCGGAGGGAGGTCCGGGCGAGGGGCCGCGCGCGCATCGGCCTGGGTCAGGCTCGGCCCTCGGCAGGCACCAGCTTGAGATAGAGCACGGCGAACAGGCCTCCGAGGAGCAGCAGGACCATCCCGACCGCGGCCGCCGTCCCTCCCTCGAAATAGCGGAAATAGAGGCGATACAGCACCAGCCCGAGGGAGTGCGTGCTGGTGCCCGGGCCGCCTCCGGTCAAGGCCACGATGAGGTCGAAGACGCGGAGCTTGAAGATCGTCTCGAAGATGATCACGACGCTGAGCGAGGGGAGCAGGAGCGGCAGCGTGATCCGGCGGAGCTCCTGCCAGACGGAGGCGCCATCGAGGCGCGCCGCTTCGGAGAGCTCGACCGGAATGGCGGCCAGCCCGCCCAGAAGCACCAGGGTCACGAAAGGCACCGAGCGCCAGATCTCGGTCGTCATGAGCGCCACCCCGGCCATGGCGGGTTCGGCCAGCCAGGCGACGGGCTCGATCCCGAAGACCGTGCCCAGCAGGTAGTTGGCGAGGCCGAACTCGCGGCCCCAGACGAGGCCCCAGCCCAGCCCCGCCGCGACCGGCGAGATCATGTAGGGGAGCAGCAGGAGGCCGACCAGCAGTCGCCGCGAGATCGTGACGGGGTGGAGTACGAGGGCGGAGGTGAGCCCGAGGACCAGGGAGACCGCGAGCGTCACCACCGTGTAGAGCAGCGTGAAC from Candidatus Methylomirabilota bacterium includes:
- a CDS encoding carbohydrate ABC transporter permease codes for the protein MRARPLARTSLRMLVVTVLLAFALIPILWLVLTSLKTRLQIFASPPLIVFTPSFESWAKLLGPGPMREALLNSLATASYTTAVTLLVSSLAAYAFSRMQFRGRGILLFSILATRLLPPMNSVVVLYLLFTRLRLSDTTLGLVILYTALLVPIAIWLLRAAFDAVPQALEEAAFTDGCGRLGALWRITLPLAAPGLAVTAILVFVLSWNEFMFAYIFTSTRATTVPVLLAKAVGEFGVDWADLTAQATVLLVPVFIVTMLAQRHLISGLSGGALK
- a CDS encoding sugar ABC transporter permease, whose protein sequence is MIAEPHSGIHRQARAGRERRRLSAERALPYLLITPAALVISGVFAYPALDNAWLSLWSWKFTAPQRGIFVGLGNYVELFTHNALFRQALGFTLLYTVVTLAVSLVLGLTSALVLHPVTISRRLLVGLLLLPYMISPVAAGLGWGLVWGREFGLANYLLGTVFGIEPVAWLAEPAMAGVALMTTEIWRSVPFVTLVLLGGLAAIPVELSEAARLDGASVWQELRRITLPLLLPSLSVVIIFETIFKLRVFDLIVALTGGGPGTSTHSLGLVLYRLYFRYFEGGTAAAVGMVLLLLGGLFAVLYLKLVPAEGRA